Proteins encoded by one window of Candidatus Pelagibacter giovannonii:
- a CDS encoding shikimate kinase has protein sequence MNSNKNLVFLGMMGSGKSSIGAMVSKKLNIPFIDIDNLIEEHAGMTISEIFEANGEDYFRNLEEKITIKSLKHKKVVVSLGGGGFVNNKIRKDVLTNHFSFWLNWDDLVLINRIKGSKKRPLASKSTEQEIKAIINKRKKIYSKANFKINCNKLTKSEIVKTIIKTYELN, from the coding sequence ATGAATTCAAATAAAAACCTTGTTTTTTTAGGTATGATGGGGTCAGGTAAATCTTCTATTGGAGCTATGGTTTCAAAAAAATTAAACATTCCATTCATTGATATAGACAATTTAATTGAAGAACATGCTGGAATGACTATCTCAGAAATATTTGAAGCAAATGGCGAGGACTATTTTAGAAATTTGGAGGAAAAAATAACAATTAAATCTTTGAAACATAAAAAAGTTGTTGTTTCCTTAGGTGGGGGTGGTTTTGTTAATAATAAGATAAGAAAAGATGTTTTAACAAATCATTTTTCTTTTTGGCTTAATTGGGATGATTTAGTTTTAATTAATAGAATTAAAGGTAGCAAAAAAAGACCCTTAGCCTCAAAGTCAACTGAACAAGAAATTAAGGCCATTATCAACAAAAGAAAAAAAATATATTCAAAGGCTAATTTTAAAATAAACTGTAATAAATTAACAAAAAGTGAAATAGTAAAAACAATAATAAAAACATATGAGCTTAATTAA
- the aroB gene encoding 3-dehydroquinate synthase — protein MSLIKLKVSTNSQKYSIIIGNNILKKINKFLKENSVNFNQCLLVVDKNVPKNLIKDALKSLPKRSATVHYFNASEKNKNLKSVNKITSILLKKNFNRNDCLVSIGGGITGDVSGFAASTFKRGLKFVNIPTTLLSQVDSSIGGKTGVNTKYGKNLIGSFYQPCLVLSDINFLNSLPKREVVCGYGEILKHSLIDDKKFFNFLNKNGEKILELKSPFIQKAIHQSCLIKKKVVEADEKELGMRKILNFGHTFAHAFEATLSYSVKLNHGEAVILGIKTAAKFSLLNKILNKKEFELINKHLNNLNLPRNINKFFSLKNLNTLLSFIKKDKKNNTKKINLVLLKKVGSPVYKLQFSEKTINLFLKKELTK, from the coding sequence ATGAGCTTAATTAAATTAAAAGTTAGCACTAACAGTCAGAAATATTCAATTATTATTGGAAACAATATCTTAAAAAAAATAAATAAATTTTTGAAAGAAAACTCTGTTAATTTTAATCAATGTCTTCTTGTAGTTGACAAGAATGTTCCAAAAAATTTAATAAAAGATGCTTTAAAATCTTTACCAAAAAGATCTGCTACAGTCCATTATTTTAATGCAAGTGAAAAAAATAAAAATCTAAAAAGTGTCAATAAAATCACATCAATTCTTTTAAAAAAAAATTTTAATAGAAATGATTGTTTGGTTTCTATTGGTGGGGGTATTACTGGTGATGTTTCAGGCTTTGCAGCTAGTACTTTTAAACGTGGCTTAAAGTTTGTTAATATACCAACCACACTACTTTCTCAGGTTGACTCATCTATTGGGGGCAAAACAGGTGTAAATACCAAATATGGTAAAAACTTAATTGGCTCATTTTATCAACCCTGTCTAGTTTTATCAGATATTAATTTTTTAAACTCTTTGCCAAAAAGAGAAGTTGTGTGTGGATATGGTGAAATTTTAAAACACTCCCTTATTGATGACAAAAAGTTTTTTAATTTTTTAAATAAGAATGGAGAAAAAATTTTAGAATTAAAAAGTCCCTTTATACAAAAAGCTATTCATCAAAGCTGCTTGATTAAAAAAAAGGTAGTTGAAGCTGACGAAAAAGAATTAGGTATGAGAAAAATACTAAATTTCGGACACACCTTTGCTCATGCTTTTGAGGCAACACTAAGTTATTCAGTCAAACTAAATCATGGTGAGGCGGTTATCCTTGGCATTAAAACTGCTGCTAAATTTAGCTTATTAAATAAAATTTTGAATAAAAAAGAATTTGAATTAATTAACAAGCATTTAAATAATCTAAATCTTCCAAGAAATATTAATAAATTTTTTTCACTAAAAAATTTAAATACACTTTTATCTTTTATAAAAAAAGATAAGAAAAATAATACAAAGAAAATTAATCTAGTTCTGCTTAAAAAAGTAGGTTCCCCAGTTTACAAATTACAATTTAGTGAAAAAACTATTAATCTTTTTTTAAAAAAAGAATTAACTAAGTAA
- a CDS encoding BolA/IbaG family iron-sulfur metabolism protein produces MNINELIAIVKSKIEAEIVMQDFKLEDKSFLHKNHKGNQEGMFHLKLIIKSEELKRLSKIESTKKIYNILDVELKEHIHSIQILLS; encoded by the coding sequence ATGAATATAAACGAATTAATTGCAATTGTTAAAAGTAAAATTGAAGCAGAAATTGTTATGCAAGATTTTAAACTAGAAGATAAAAGTTTTTTACATAAAAATCACAAAGGAAATCAAGAAGGAATGTTTCATTTAAAACTAATTATTAAATCTGAAGAGCTGAAAAGATTAAGTAAAATAGAATCAACCAAGAAAATCTATAATATTTTAGATGTTGAATTGAAAGAACACATACATTCCATTCAAATATTACTTAGTTAA
- a CDS encoding J domain-containing protein, which translates to MKNICDWNNCFDTGEYKAPIEKDNSKRYRLLCLAHVKEFNKNWNYFKGMDDEQVFDFLKSDMTWHKPTQSFSSSDNFFKVLWNNTLKDEFDKTKLRGEYNHMNQFKFDANDIKAFSILGVSVGQKWEQIQDQFKTLVKKFHPDINLGNKEYEEKLKLITLAYTQLKNTYKEKIDT; encoded by the coding sequence ATGAAAAATATTTGTGATTGGAATAATTGCTTTGATACTGGTGAATATAAGGCGCCAATTGAGAAAGATAATAGCAAACGCTACAGGCTGCTTTGTTTAGCTCATGTTAAAGAATTCAATAAAAATTGGAATTATTTTAAAGGAATGGATGATGAACAAGTATTTGATTTTTTAAAGTCTGATATGACCTGGCACAAACCCACTCAGAGCTTTAGCTCTTCAGATAACTTTTTTAAAGTTCTATGGAACAATACTTTAAAAGATGAGTTTGATAAAACCAAACTTAGAGGTGAATATAACCATATGAATCAATTCAAATTTGATGCTAATGACATTAAAGCTTTTAGTATTCTAGGTGTTTCAGTTGGCCAAAAATGGGAACAAATACAAGATCAATTCAAAACTCTTGTCAAAAAATTTCACCCTGATATTAATTTAGGAAATAAAGAATACGAAGAAAAACTTAAATTAATTACTTTGGCTTACACTCAGCTAAAAAATACTTATAAGGAAAAAATTGACACCTAA
- the cobS gene encoding cobaltochelatase subunit CobS yields MSLKQSFGIDSDMEVDAFSKRSEYVPEIDKNYKFDRDTTLAIISGFAFNKRVLVQGYHGTGKSTHIEQIAARLNWPCIRVNLDSHVSRIDLIGKDAIVVKDGKQITEFKEGILPWSIQNPVALVFDEYDAGRPDVMFVIQRVLEAEGNFTLLDKNKVIKQNKFFRLFATSNTVGLGDTTGLYHGTQQINQGQMDRWNIVTALNYLSLDREMEIVLAKNKNLNNPKGKEKVSNMIKVASLTRKGFIAGDISTVMSPRTVLHWAENAEIFKDTGYAFRVTFLNKCDDIEKNIIAEYYQRCFGEELPESMANIQI; encoded by the coding sequence ATGTCTTTAAAACAAAGTTTTGGAATTGATTCAGATATGGAAGTTGACGCTTTTTCTAAAAGAAGTGAATACGTTCCTGAAATAGATAAAAATTATAAATTTGATAGAGACACTACTCTTGCTATCATATCGGGCTTTGCGTTTAATAAGCGTGTCTTGGTTCAGGGTTATCATGGTACGGGAAAGTCTACTCACATTGAACAAATTGCAGCTAGATTAAACTGGCCTTGTATTAGAGTAAATTTAGACAGTCATGTAAGTAGGATTGATCTTATTGGAAAAGATGCAATTGTTGTAAAAGATGGCAAACAAATTACAGAGTTTAAAGAGGGTATTTTACCTTGGTCTATTCAAAACCCTGTTGCACTTGTTTTTGATGAATATGATGCAGGAAGACCAGATGTGATGTTTGTTATCCAGAGGGTATTAGAAGCCGAAGGTAATTTCACTCTTTTAGATAAAAATAAAGTTATAAAACAAAATAAATTTTTTAGATTATTTGCAACTTCAAATACAGTTGGTTTAGGGGATACAACAGGATTGTACCATGGTACCCAGCAAATAAACCAAGGACAAATGGATAGATGGAATATTGTAACAGCTTTAAACTATCTTAGTCTCGATAGAGAAATGGAAATCGTTCTTGCTAAAAATAAAAATTTAAACAATCCAAAAGGTAAAGAAAAAGTATCCAACATGATTAAAGTTGCATCTTTGACTAGAAAAGGCTTTATAGCAGGAGATATATCAACGGTAATGAGTCCAAGGACAGTACTTCATTGGGCTGAAAATGCTGAAATTTTCAAAGACACTGGTTATGCTTTTAGAGTTACTTTTTTAAATAAGTGTGACGATATAGAAAAAAATATAATAGCTGAATATTATCAGAGATGTTTTGGAGAAGAGTTGCCAGAGTCGATGGCTAATATTCAGATCTAA
- a CDS encoding cobaltochelatase CobT-related protein, whose translation MSSKENNFKEQFKQALISTAKVISEDYKLDVKKLDKNLGNKKSDFFDITNLSNKNDFVRLRAETDSGALKKKFSNKEIFNKNLPNNPSCKSLYNIAEKIRYELLGGKILKGVGKNLSENYNQKILSNRKEQLKNKKDVPVTEAFELYMLNKFFKLKLNDVSTKMLNFWKKEFDESIDKHFDFLSKNLEDQNNYSLKFSEILENMDVFASDNEENNDENDEQENEQDNKSENDNDSQSDDKEEESKQDDSQTSLDAGFDLSDQQMEEQLEDSDSLKESAENVLQKTNINNINQDYKVFTTEFDEIAKAEILEDIKETQKLRKNLDQQLVGFQDLITKLANKLQRQLLAKQNRAWEFDLEEGLLDSSKLTRIIMDPYNSLSFMKEKDLDFKDTIVTLLIDNSGSMRGRPITIAALCADILSRTLERCLVKVEVLGFTTKNWKGGKSREAWAKNDKPKNPGRLNDLRHIIYKSADTQWRQAKNNIGLMLKEGLLKENIDGEAISWAYNRIKKRKEERKILMVISDGAPVDDSTLSVNSGDFLEKHLKKMVKFIETKSDVEILAIGIGHDVSRYYDKAIKITDVHELGDVMVSQLSGLFENKKKLH comes from the coding sequence ATGAGCTCAAAAGAAAATAATTTTAAAGAGCAATTTAAACAGGCATTAATTTCTACTGCTAAAGTAATTTCTGAAGATTATAAATTAGATGTTAAAAAATTAGATAAAAATTTAGGCAATAAGAAGAGTGATTTTTTTGATATAACTAATTTATCAAATAAAAATGATTTTGTTAGACTAAGAGCAGAAACTGATTCTGGTGCCTTAAAGAAAAAATTTTCAAATAAAGAAATATTTAATAAAAACCTGCCTAATAATCCTTCTTGTAAATCTTTATATAATATTGCTGAAAAAATCAGGTATGAACTTCTTGGGGGCAAAATACTTAAAGGTGTTGGGAAAAATTTAAGTGAAAATTATAATCAAAAAATACTTTCTAATCGTAAAGAACAATTAAAAAATAAAAAAGATGTTCCTGTTACTGAAGCTTTTGAGCTATATATGTTAAATAAATTCTTTAAATTAAAGCTCAATGATGTGTCTACAAAAATGTTAAATTTTTGGAAGAAAGAGTTTGACGAGTCTATTGATAAACATTTTGATTTTTTAAGTAAAAATTTAGAAGATCAAAATAATTATAGTTTAAAATTTTCAGAAATTTTAGAGAATATGGATGTCTTTGCTTCAGATAATGAAGAAAATAATGATGAAAACGATGAACAAGAAAATGAGCAAGACAATAAATCAGAGAACGATAATGACAGTCAGTCTGATGATAAAGAGGAAGAAAGCAAACAAGATGATAGTCAGACTAGCCTAGATGCTGGCTTTGATCTAAGCGACCAGCAAATGGAAGAACAATTAGAGGATTCAGATTCTTTGAAAGAAAGTGCAGAAAACGTTTTACAGAAAACAAATATTAATAATATTAATCAAGATTATAAAGTATTTACCACAGAATTTGATGAAATTGCAAAAGCAGAAATATTAGAAGATATAAAAGAAACCCAAAAATTAAGAAAAAATTTAGACCAACAGCTTGTTGGGTTTCAAGATTTAATTACTAAGCTTGCTAACAAGCTACAAAGGCAGCTCCTTGCAAAACAAAATAGAGCATGGGAGTTTGATTTAGAAGAAGGTTTGTTAGATAGCTCAAAATTAACTAGAATAATTATGGATCCTTACAATTCTTTATCTTTTATGAAAGAAAAAGATCTTGATTTTAAAGATACAATCGTAACTCTGTTAATAGACAATTCTGGTTCCATGAGAGGTCGGCCAATAACAATCGCAGCACTTTGTGCAGATATACTATCTAGAACCTTAGAAAGATGTTTGGTAAAAGTAGAGGTTTTAGGATTTACCACAAAAAATTGGAAAGGTGGTAAGAGCAGAGAGGCTTGGGCTAAAAATGATAAGCCCAAAAATCCTGGAAGATTAAATGATTTAAGACATATTATTTATAAAAGTGCAGACACGCAGTGGAGGCAGGCTAAAAATAATATAGGTTTAATGCTTAAAGAAGGATTATTGAAAGAAAATATTGATGGGGAGGCTATTTCGTGGGCCTATAATAGAATTAAAAAAAGAAAAGAAGAAAGAAAAATACTCATGGTTATTTCAGATGGTGCCCCAGTAGATGACTCAACACTATCAGTTAATTCAGGAGATTTTTTAGAGAAACATTTAAAGAAGATGGTTAAATTTATAGAAACAAAGAGTGACGTTGAAATTTTAGCTATCGGTATTGGTCATGATGTTTCTAGATATTATGATAAGGCTATTAAGATAACAGATGTACATGAGCTTGGAGATGTTATGGTTTCTCAATTGAGTGGCTTATTTGAAAACAAAAAGAAACTACATTAA
- a CDS encoding ActS/PrrB/RegB family redox-sensitive histidine kinase, with the protein MKFFETSKYFSLKKSTYINLRWIAIIGQLITVNLIYFIFDFRFNLILANSIILIGILSNLYLVYINQNTQLTDKIAFIFLSIDILQLSCLIYLTGGIINPFSVFLIIPAIFSSSNLGFRGNLLLVSLTVLVVIFLTFFNQPLPYPISEHFHVDSYYYYSIPIALIIALLFLNYFASTFGSESRIRKEALNKMEEIMSKEHELLSLGGQAAAAAHSLGTPFSTMKIISSDLLEQFKDNEDVKKDIELLSSQIERCSEILKKLTLNPVIEDDFIDGDLTIADYVNEIVKSYQETSKKNFIVNYDQNSNPLNITKSIEVVYGLRNFIGNANKFSANKIFINIKSDNDLTTVIIEDDGEGYPKDVLSKIGEPYIKSVKSSIKSKSGLGLGIFIGKTLLEKNYANILCRNSQTRSGAEVNIKWKNEDLLKL; encoded by the coding sequence ATGAAGTTTTTCGAAACTTCAAAATACTTTTCATTAAAAAAATCGACTTATATCAATCTAAGATGGATTGCTATTATTGGTCAACTTATAACAGTCAACCTTATTTATTTTATTTTTGATTTTAGATTTAATCTAATTTTAGCAAATTCAATAATTCTAATTGGAATACTAAGTAATCTTTATTTAGTCTATATCAATCAGAACACTCAACTAACTGATAAGATAGCATTTATTTTTTTATCTATTGATATTTTACAACTGAGTTGTTTGATTTATTTAACAGGTGGAATTATAAATCCTTTTTCAGTTTTTTTGATTATCCCAGCTATATTTTCATCGTCTAATTTAGGTTTTAGAGGCAATTTATTGTTAGTTAGCTTAACAGTTTTAGTAGTTATTTTTCTTACCTTTTTTAATCAACCATTACCCTATCCAATTAGTGAACATTTTCATGTAGATAGCTATTATTATTATTCTATTCCAATAGCGTTAATTATTGCTTTACTTTTTTTGAATTATTTTGCTTCAACCTTTGGATCAGAATCCAGAATAAGAAAAGAGGCACTAAATAAAATGGAAGAAATTATGTCAAAAGAACATGAATTATTATCATTAGGTGGACAAGCTGCTGCTGCTGCACATTCATTAGGCACACCATTTTCAACAATGAAGATTATATCCAGTGATTTACTGGAACAATTTAAAGATAATGAAGATGTTAAAAAGGATATTGAGTTATTATCTAGTCAAATAGAAAGATGTAGTGAGATTTTAAAAAAATTAACATTAAACCCAGTTATTGAAGATGATTTTATTGATGGTGATTTAACAATAGCAGACTATGTAAATGAAATAGTAAAATCATACCAGGAAACAAGTAAGAAAAATTTTATTGTTAATTATGATCAAAATTCAAATCCACTAAATATAACTAAATCAATTGAAGTTGTTTATGGACTAAGAAATTTTATTGGTAATGCAAATAAGTTTTCTGCAAATAAAATTTTTATTAACATTAAAAGTGATAATGATTTAACAACTGTTATAATTGAAGATGATGGAGAAGGATATCCAAAAGATGTTTTGAGTAAAATTGGTGAGCCTTATATTAAATCTGTTAAGTCTTCAATAAAATCAAAATCTGGATTGGGTCTAGGAATTTTTATAGGCAAAACTCTACTTGAAAAAAATTATGCAAATATTTTATGTAGAAACTCTCAAACAAGAAGTGGGGCTGAAGTTAATATCAAATGGAAAAATGAAGATCTTTTAAAACTTTAA
- a CDS encoding DNA gyrase subunit B, translating into MTNKSTYQADSIKVLKGLEAVRKRPGMYIGDTDDGTGLHHMVYEVVDNSIDEALAGHCKNIDVKINSDGTITVRDDGRGIPVDMHKGEKMSAAEVIMTQLHAGGKFDHDSYKVSGGLHGVGVSVVNALSEKLKLEIDRDGNRYFIEFKDGASKAPLKVIGKSKDTGTQITFLPSKEIFSSIKFTPNIIIKRMRELAFLNKGIKITVNDLNQKKEKIIVFKFDGGVLEFVDFLDEKREKLVNKTGNDLFKKPIYIEGKKDNIEIECSLKWNASYGEDIYPYTNNIYQKDGGTHLLGFRSALTRVINKYATEHNLLKKNKLTISGDDIKEGLTCVISAKIPDPKFSSQTKDKLVSSEVRMIVESIVSEKLSIWFDQNPTLSKIILAKVMQAALARDVARKARENVRRKGALELSGLPGKLADCQIGKQEGTELFIVEGDSAGGSAKQGRNRSNQAVLPLRGKILNTYVEEIVLKKNSNRDGSEHRTKSLAKMMSSNEVVTLINALGLDPKVEDIDLKDLRYGKIIIMTDADVDGSHIRALLLTFFNNKPFNKLIENGHVYLAQPPLFKINKGTKGIYIKDEKELEDYILKNNKELQKIKKGTKEFTRSYEDEKSRMSIQRFKGLGEMNPDELWNTTLDPETRNLLQVQYSKDIKKDQDLIHTLMGNDVALRKDFIVSNAINVQNLDI; encoded by the coding sequence ATGACAAACAAATCAACTTACCAGGCAGACTCTATCAAAGTTTTAAAAGGTCTTGAGGCAGTTAGAAAAAGACCAGGAATGTATATTGGTGATACCGATGATGGAACAGGTTTGCACCATATGGTCTATGAGGTTGTTGATAACTCTATAGATGAAGCTTTAGCAGGGCACTGTAAAAATATAGATGTTAAAATAAATTCTGATGGAACTATTACAGTTAGAGATGATGGTAGAGGAATACCTGTTGATATGCATAAGGGTGAAAAAATGTCTGCTGCAGAAGTTATTATGACTCAGCTTCATGCTGGAGGGAAATTTGATCACGACTCATATAAAGTATCAGGTGGTTTACATGGTGTTGGAGTTTCAGTTGTAAATGCATTATCAGAAAAATTAAAGTTAGAAATAGATAGAGATGGAAATAGATATTTTATAGAGTTTAAAGATGGAGCCTCAAAAGCACCTCTTAAGGTTATAGGAAAATCAAAAGACACAGGAACACAAATAACATTTTTACCATCAAAAGAAATATTCTCTTCAATAAAATTTACTCCAAATATAATTATTAAAAGAATGCGTGAACTCGCATTTTTAAACAAGGGAATTAAAATAACAGTTAATGACTTAAATCAAAAAAAAGAAAAAATAATTGTATTTAAGTTTGATGGAGGAGTTTTAGAGTTTGTTGATTTTTTAGATGAAAAAAGAGAGAAACTTGTAAATAAAACTGGCAATGATTTATTTAAAAAACCTATTTATATTGAGGGAAAAAAAGACAATATTGAAATTGAATGTTCTTTAAAGTGGAATGCAAGTTATGGAGAGGACATTTACCCATATACAAATAACATTTATCAAAAAGATGGTGGTACGCATTTATTAGGATTTAGGAGTGCTCTTACTAGGGTAATTAATAAATATGCTACAGAGCATAATTTACTAAAAAAAAACAAGTTAACCATTTCAGGAGATGATATTAAAGAAGGTCTTACATGCGTAATTTCAGCAAAGATACCTGATCCTAAATTTTCTTCTCAAACAAAAGATAAGCTTGTTTCATCAGAAGTTAGAATGATTGTGGAAAGTATTGTTAGTGAAAAACTTTCAATATGGTTTGATCAAAACCCAACTTTATCAAAGATTATTTTAGCTAAAGTAATGCAGGCAGCTCTAGCAAGAGATGTTGCTAGAAAAGCTAGAGAAAATGTTAGACGTAAAGGTGCTTTAGAATTAAGTGGCTTACCTGGAAAATTAGCAGATTGTCAAATAGGCAAACAAGAAGGAACTGAATTATTTATTGTTGAGGGAGATTCTGCTGGTGGTTCTGCTAAACAAGGAAGAAATAGATCAAATCAAGCTGTTTTACCCCTAAGAGGTAAAATTCTTAATACTTATGTGGAAGAGATTGTTCTTAAAAAGAATAGCAATAGAGATGGTAGCGAACATAGAACAAAATCTTTAGCAAAAATGATGTCATCTAATGAAGTTGTGACTTTAATTAATGCACTTGGTCTTGATCCAAAAGTTGAAGATATTGATTTGAAAGATTTAAGATATGGAAAGATTATTATCATGACTGATGCCGATGTTGATGGTTCTCATATTAGAGCATTGTTACTAACATTCTTTAATAACAAACCATTTAATAAATTAATTGAAAATGGGCATGTTTATCTTGCACAGCCACCTTTATTTAAGATTAATAAGGGAACAAAAGGCATTTATATTAAAGATGAAAAAGAGTTAGAAGATTATATTTTAAAGAATAATAAAGAATTACAAAAAATTAAAAAAGGAACAAAAGAATTTACTAGATCTTATGAAGATGAAAAATCTAGAATGAGTATTCAGAGGTTTAAGGGATTAGGAGAAATGAACCCAGATGAACTATGGAATACTACATTAGACCCAGAAACAAGAAATTTATTACAAGTACAGTACTCAAAAGATATAAAAAAAGATCAAGATTTGATACACACATTAATGGGTAATGATGTTGCATTAAGAAAAGATTTTATTGTTTCAAATGCAATTAATGTTCAAAATCTAGACATTTAA
- a CDS encoding FkbM family methyltransferase yields MLYIHMGAGAGDLDSKANFRCGFTEFIKKNYKNNDVIFAVEANKLNIKKLKKCWKNYPKTKILNLAITGNYLDKKKKTLYYTEQDSPHYQVCSMDINHVKKHYPRSIIKKFSIDAIKINQFFKKYIKKKCINFLSLDLEGVDYEIVMSINFKKYDIKNLSVEHLHLTKIQKIKMIHHLNVNGYSYCGSGYDHNNFDYLFKKKKILFNKILSRVLFIISKKHLKIFNKFLFNK; encoded by the coding sequence ATGCTTTATATACACATGGGTGCAGGTGCAGGAGATTTGGATTCTAAAGCGAATTTCAGATGTGGCTTTACAGAGTTTATAAAAAAAAATTATAAAAATAATGATGTGATATTTGCAGTCGAAGCAAATAAATTAAACATAAAAAAATTAAAAAAATGCTGGAAAAATTATCCTAAAACAAAAATTTTAAATTTAGCTATAACTGGAAATTATTTAGATAAAAAAAAGAAAACACTTTATTACACAGAACAGGATAGTCCGCATTATCAAGTGTGTTCAATGGATATTAATCATGTAAAAAAACACTATCCAAGATCCATAATTAAAAAATTTTCAATTGACGCTATAAAAATTAACCAATTTTTTAAAAAATATATAAAAAAGAAATGTATTAATTTTTTAAGTTTAGACCTCGAAGGAGTAGATTATGAAATAGTTATGTCAATTAATTTCAAAAAATATGATATTAAAAACCTCTCCGTAGAGCATCTTCACTTAACAAAAATACAAAAAATTAAAATGATTCATCATCTAAATGTTAATGGTTATTCTTATTGTGGATCAGGATATGATCATAATAACTTTGATTACTTATTCAAAAAGAAAAAGATATTATTTAACAAAATACTTTCTAGAGTACTTTTTATAATAAGTAAGAAACATTTGAAAATTTTTAATAAATTTTTATTTAATAAATAA
- a CDS encoding TIGR02466 family protein, producing the protein MKNFPKFLYLCNFFRLAVYFSKLISIFSKKERKRISFYNFFKKRKRRFDKDLLMAFYRPKIFIFNHDFETRDIINSIYNYKDLFDVNEFTNDGHKNIFQSEHNLNKKKEFMDTSKSIENFVSKNIDNIFNSKKIDLIKMWFVITKQSGIINKHSHFDSDLSGVLYLKVNPNSPNSGLEIFNPLKEMDIYKYNLSLNKIEKNTFTGDKYLFKPKNNDLIIFNSYLEHSVQNKDPNITDRISLPFDLIFKI; encoded by the coding sequence GTGAAAAACTTTCCAAAATTTTTATATTTATGTAATTTTTTTAGATTAGCTGTTTATTTTTCAAAACTTATTTCAATATTTTCAAAAAAAGAAAGAAAAAGGATTTCTTTTTATAATTTTTTTAAAAAAAGAAAAAGACGTTTTGATAAAGATTTATTGATGGCCTTTTATAGACCAAAAATATTCATTTTTAATCATGATTTTGAAACTAGAGATATTATAAATAGTATTTATAACTATAAGGATTTATTTGATGTAAACGAATTTACTAATGATGGTCATAAAAATATTTTTCAATCTGAACATAATCTGAATAAAAAAAAAGAATTCATGGATACTTCTAAAAGTATAGAAAATTTTGTAAGTAAAAATATAGATAATATTTTTAACTCAAAAAAAATAGACCTTATCAAAATGTGGTTTGTGATAACAAAACAATCGGGTATTATAAATAAGCATAGTCATTTTGACTCTGACTTATCAGGAGTTCTTTATCTAAAAGTAAATCCCAACAGTCCTAATTCTGGATTGGAAATATTTAACCCATTAAAAGAAATGGATATTTATAAGTATAATCTGAGTTTAAATAAAATTGAAAAAAATACATTTACTGGTGATAAATACTTATTTAAACCTAAAAATAATGATCTTATAATTTTTAATTCATACTTAGAGCATAGTGTTCAAAACAAAGATCCAAATATTACTGATAGAATTTCTTTACCATTTGATTTAATTTTCAAAATTTAA